One segment of Castanea sativa cultivar Marrone di Chiusa Pesio chromosome 3, ASM4071231v1 DNA contains the following:
- the LOC142628703 gene encoding uncharacterized protein LOC142628703, which produces MIGDPNRRNKNEYCRFHKGHGHDMDECFDLKQQVENLIRQGKLRNFLGQDHKDEKLKAKVQNSSRPPLGEIRVIIGGTSPAQSSKSRKTYLKVVQNIQVSRRFPKTRKADEQAITFTDEDAEKAHHLHDDAIVITLLIADYTTRRVLVDNGSSTNILYYPAFQQMRLERDQFQSVNSPLVEFGGMKVQPVGNITLLVVVRVYPQQIAKECIKRRGFLLLNKTMPSKKKSRS; this is translated from the exons ATGATAGGAGATCCTAACAGGCGCAATAAGAACgagtattgccgctttcacaAAGGCCATGGGCACGACATggacgagtgttttgatttAAAACAACAAGTAGAGAATCTTATAAGACAAGGAAAGTTGAGAAATTTCCTTGGACAAGACCACAAAGACGAGAAGCTGAAAGCTAAGGTGCAAAATTCATCACGGCctccacttggagaaataagagttattataggaGGAACCTCACCAGCACAGTCatccaaatcaaggaagacatacctgaaggtggtgcaaaacaTCCAGGTGTCTAGAAGATTTCCCAAGACGAGGAAAGCTGATGAGCAAGCCATCACATTCACAGACGAGGATGCTGAAAAAGCTCACCACCTCCATGACGACGCGATTGTCATTACCCTGCTCATTGCCGATTATacgaccaggagggtgttggtagacaatggtAGCTCGACAAACATTCTGTATTACCCTgctttccaacaaatgaggctagaaCGAGATCAATTTCAATCAGTGAATTCACCATTGGTGgaatttggaggaatgaaggtgcagccTGTGGGCAACATTACATTACTGGTGGTGGTTAGAGTGTATCCGCAGCAGATAgccaaagag TGCATCAAaagaagagggtttttgctTCTGAAcaagacaatgccatcaaagaagaagtccagaagttga